In Epinephelus lanceolatus isolate andai-2023 chromosome 13, ASM4190304v1, whole genome shotgun sequence, the following are encoded in one genomic region:
- the trib2 gene encoding tribbles homolog 2 has product MNIQRSNPINISRYGRSRHKSHDFEELSCLRTTESHQSFSPNLGSPSPPETPDSSHCISRIGDYLLLEPLEGDHVFRAAHLHSGEELVCKVFDIGRYQESLAAYFALGQHQHINQILEILLGETRAYVFFERSYGDMHSFVRTCKKLREDEAARLFYQIASAVAHCHDNGLVLRDLKLRKFVFKNEDRSLVKLESLEDTYILDGHDDSLSDKHGCPAYVSPEILNANGSYSGKAADVWSLGVMLYTILVGRYPFHDVEPGSLFSKIRRGHFNIPETLTPKAKCLIRSILRREPAERLTSREILEHPWFASSGALGGAAVHGRGEREQEQMVPEVNMEEELEQFFS; this is encoded by the exons ATGAACATACAGAGGTCAAATCCAATTAACATTTCACGTTATGGGAGATCGCGGCACAAATCGCACGACTTCGAAGAATTGTCTTGCTTAAGGACTACAGAGTCGCACCAGAGCTTCAGTCCCAACCTCGGGTCCCCCAGCCCGCCGGAGACCCCGGACTCCTCGCACTGTATCTCCCGCATCGGGGACTACCTTTTGTTGGAGCCACTGGAGGGAGACCACGTTTTCAGAGCCGCCCACCTGCACAGCGGGGAAGAGCTCGTATGTAAG GTTTTTGACATTGGCCGATACCAGGAGTCACTGGCGGCCTACTTCGCCCTGGGCCAGCACCAGCACATTAACCAAATCCTGGAGATCTTGCTCGGGGAGACTCGAGCCTACGTGTTCTTTGAGAGGAGCTATGGCGACATGCACTCTTTTGTCCGCACCTGCAAGAAGTTGCGGGAGGACGAGGCTGCCAGACTCTTCTATCAGATAGCCTCGGCTGTGGCACATTGCCACGACAACGGACTGGTCCTCCGTGACCTCAAACTGAGGAAGTTTGTCTTCAAGAATGAAGACAG AAGCCTCGTGAAGCTGGAGAGCCTTGAGGACACTTATATCCTGGACGGTCATGACGACTCCCTGTCAGACAAACATGGCTGCCCAGCTTATGTCAGTCCTGAGATCCTCAACGCCAATGGCAGCTATTCGGGGAAGGCAGCAGACGTCTGGAGTCTGGGCGTCATGCTGTACACCATCCTCGTGGGGCGCTACCCTTTCCACGACGTCGAGCCCGGCTCTCTGTTCAGCAAAATCCGCAGGGGCCACTTCAACATCCCCGAGACGCTCACACCCAAGGCCAAGTGCCTGATCCGCTCCATCCTCCGCCGGGAACCCGCCGAGCGCCTCACCTCTCGGGAGATCCTCGAGCACCCCTGGTTTGCGTCCTCCGGAGCACTAGGGGGCGCCGCGGTGCACGGCAGAGGGGAAAGAGAGCAGGAGCAGATGGTGCCTGAGGTGAACATGGAAGAGGAGCTGGAGCAGTTCTTCAGCTGA